A part of Biomphalaria glabrata chromosome 3, xgBioGlab47.1, whole genome shotgun sequence genomic DNA contains:
- the LOC106057062 gene encoding putative FERM domain-containing protein FRMD8P1 isoform X2: MAEKQKRPRLEQQSTVESAELLTKTSIALDDVMNLVVFLRDRTGIHFTLEDAPLTRCDSLVHLVLQEQSLPIEAAEAFCLWLISPILDLRLKKEHNPFIVVQKWEQLCFMYTEAPEKEISESEPVLMLQRDVFLTRQDEQKIIDERILFYLYHEAKYNVNMARYILNEEDYHTLAGYQAIITFGVYDKVIHKLSEYKSNLDKFYPVHMYLTSRCTFLRGSHSTPCEQSFMDAHIKISKAHGDSPINLKDYYKKYLHLLWTYPFYGGAFFSGSVEAKTNRLRRLISTPVMKITLCINTDGVSIFNKQKPEFLLYVPYSQLSWHYKDEPWDGDNDPLPTLMLQFLTDEQSNDAAGRPVTKLLQVFSREAKLMNALIETCVNKKLAFGNESDFVDNLSDITEKRVLNKLDRMTMETFTQEGEPL; encoded by the exons aaacgGCCAAGATTGGAACAGCAATCTACAGTGGAGAGTGCTGAACTCCTTACAAAAACATCAATTGCACTTGATGATG TCATGAATTTGGTGGTGTTTCTTAGAGACAGAACAGGGATTCATTTCACTTTAGAGGATGCCCCTCTTACTCGCTGTGATAGTCTTGTACATCTAGTTCTCCAGGAACAAAGTCTTCCCATTGAGGCAGCTGAGGCTTTTTGTCTATGGCTCATCTCTCCAATCTTAg ATTTGCGCTTGAAAAAGGAACACAATCCATTTATAGTTGTCCAGAAGTGGGAGCAGCTCTGTTTTATGTATACTGAAGCACCAGAGAAAGAAATATCTGAAA GTGAGCCAGTTTTAATGCTTCAGAGAGATGTCTTTTTGACCAGACAAGATGAACAAAAG ATTATTGATGAGCGAATTCTATTCTACCTGTATCATGAGGCTAAATATAATGTGAACATGGCTCGCTACATCCTGAACGAAGAAGACTATCACACTTTAGCTGGCTATCAAGCAATTATTACATTTGGAGTCTATGACAAAGTGATTCATAAACTCAGTGAATACAA GTCAAATCTTGATAAGTTCTACCCTGTGCACATGTACCTCACTAGCCGATGCACCTTTTTAAGAGGTTCACATTCCACTCCTTGCGAGCAAAGCTTCATGGATGCTCATATCAAAATATCAAAGGCCCATGGCGATTCACCTATTAACTTAAAGGATTACTACAAAAAGTATCTTCATTTGTTATGGACCTATCCATTCTATGG GGGGGCCTTTTTCTCTGGTTCTGTTGAAGCAAAAACAAATAGGCTTCGTAGATTGATATCAACTCCAGTTATGAAAATCACCCTTTGCATCAATACAGATGGAGTCAGTATTTTCAATAAGCAGAAACCA GAATTTCTTCTGTATGTGCCATACTCTCAACTTTCCTGGCATTACAAAGATGAACCATGGGATGGTGACAATGATCCATTGCCCACACTTATGCTTCAGTTTCTAACTGATGAACAATCTAATGATGCTGCAGGACGGCCTGTTACAAAACTTTTACAAGTCTTTTCTAGAGAG gcTAAATTAATGAATGCGCTTATAGAGACCTGTGTGAATAAGAAGCTTGCTTTTGGAAATGAGTCAGATTTTGTGGATAATTTATCAG ATATTACCGAGAAGAGAGTATTAAATAAACTGGATAGAATGACAATGGAAACTTTCACACAAGAAG GTGAACCTTTATAA
- the LOC106057062 gene encoding putative FERM domain-containing protein FRMD8P1 isoform X1 — MLRLFKKKRPRLEQQSTVESAELLTKTSIALDDVMNLVVFLRDRTGIHFTLEDAPLTRCDSLVHLVLQEQSLPIEAAEAFCLWLISPILDLRLKKEHNPFIVVQKWEQLCFMYTEAPEKEISESEPVLMLQRDVFLTRQDEQKIIDERILFYLYHEAKYNVNMARYILNEEDYHTLAGYQAIITFGVYDKVIHKLSEYKSNLDKFYPVHMYLTSRCTFLRGSHSTPCEQSFMDAHIKISKAHGDSPINLKDYYKKYLHLLWTYPFYGGAFFSGSVEAKTNRLRRLISTPVMKITLCINTDGVSIFNKQKPEFLLYVPYSQLSWHYKDEPWDGDNDPLPTLMLQFLTDEQSNDAAGRPVTKLLQVFSREAKLMNALIETCVNKKLAFGNESDFVDNLSDITEKRVLNKLDRMTMETFTQEGEPL; from the exons aaacgGCCAAGATTGGAACAGCAATCTACAGTGGAGAGTGCTGAACTCCTTACAAAAACATCAATTGCACTTGATGATG TCATGAATTTGGTGGTGTTTCTTAGAGACAGAACAGGGATTCATTTCACTTTAGAGGATGCCCCTCTTACTCGCTGTGATAGTCTTGTACATCTAGTTCTCCAGGAACAAAGTCTTCCCATTGAGGCAGCTGAGGCTTTTTGTCTATGGCTCATCTCTCCAATCTTAg ATTTGCGCTTGAAAAAGGAACACAATCCATTTATAGTTGTCCAGAAGTGGGAGCAGCTCTGTTTTATGTATACTGAAGCACCAGAGAAAGAAATATCTGAAA GTGAGCCAGTTTTAATGCTTCAGAGAGATGTCTTTTTGACCAGACAAGATGAACAAAAG ATTATTGATGAGCGAATTCTATTCTACCTGTATCATGAGGCTAAATATAATGTGAACATGGCTCGCTACATCCTGAACGAAGAAGACTATCACACTTTAGCTGGCTATCAAGCAATTATTACATTTGGAGTCTATGACAAAGTGATTCATAAACTCAGTGAATACAA GTCAAATCTTGATAAGTTCTACCCTGTGCACATGTACCTCACTAGCCGATGCACCTTTTTAAGAGGTTCACATTCCACTCCTTGCGAGCAAAGCTTCATGGATGCTCATATCAAAATATCAAAGGCCCATGGCGATTCACCTATTAACTTAAAGGATTACTACAAAAAGTATCTTCATTTGTTATGGACCTATCCATTCTATGG GGGGGCCTTTTTCTCTGGTTCTGTTGAAGCAAAAACAAATAGGCTTCGTAGATTGATATCAACTCCAGTTATGAAAATCACCCTTTGCATCAATACAGATGGAGTCAGTATTTTCAATAAGCAGAAACCA GAATTTCTTCTGTATGTGCCATACTCTCAACTTTCCTGGCATTACAAAGATGAACCATGGGATGGTGACAATGATCCATTGCCCACACTTATGCTTCAGTTTCTAACTGATGAACAATCTAATGATGCTGCAGGACGGCCTGTTACAAAACTTTTACAAGTCTTTTCTAGAGAG gcTAAATTAATGAATGCGCTTATAGAGACCTGTGTGAATAAGAAGCTTGCTTTTGGAAATGAGTCAGATTTTGTGGATAATTTATCAG ATATTACCGAGAAGAGAGTATTAAATAAACTGGATAGAATGACAATGGAAACTTTCACACAAGAAG GTGAACCTTTATAA
- the LOC129925013 gene encoding piggyBac transposable element-derived protein 4-like has translation MDAMPGCSSVSGRPKRLTVAQATQLFLALESSSDSDSEDDSTYLPENHGVDDNIVKKKRARYDDTVVDSDSDSDSGSEANNDGTGIIATIPEPDDFRPRTSGNNDGWQWERVADNCPVSTANTFRMSQPSKSGVNSELDLTRDSTPFDVFTRLVDGCIMTFLVDSINDYAKIVIQKHNPPTVRSTFNNWTDTNVAEMYKFLAVFISIGLQNKKSVRDFWSNKDIYYQPWFNTMFTRARFELLFFSMMHVGEAVSVGKDKVEPFVKMMCSNFQKAFYPFEEVAIDEMVIGFKGRFGPLQYNPSKPEKHHIKNYGLCDSSTGYVINLITYYGSDTTYSDSSKSITSHAVKIFDTLLQPLQSKHHIFADRYYTSTDLLEYLTQKRFYYTGTVNLARKNFPAELKKQKLRHRETQYYKSVGSIDALCVAWQDKKAKKPCIMVSTKSTNRIINVQQKRSVVEKPEMVHDYNMMMNGCDRADQMLSYYSVHSRKSMKWWKKVFFWILEIAQINALIIYNATQVTCDQPSKKLSLKKFKETLIDGLVDAATALGDVPRQVKVKTVKADSKIAPGPHLVHYEENDRPCVYCKSQSQRKRTRFFCSGCPSQPRLCVKHCFRLYHEDLAKI, from the coding sequence atggaTGCTATGCCTGGATGCAGTAGTGTTAGTGGTAGGCCTAAAAGATTAACGGTAGCACAAGCTACTCAATTGTTTTTAGCTTTAGAAAGTTCTAGTGATAGTGATAGTGAAGATGATTCAACATATTTGCCAGAAAATCATGGTGTAGATGATAACATTGTGAAGAAGAAAAGAGCTAGATATGATGATACTGTGGTTGACTCAGATTCTGACAGTGATAGTGGCAGTGAAGCTAACAATGATGGGACTGGTATTATTGCTACAATTCCAGAACCAGATGATTTTAGACCTAGAACTAGTGGTAATAATGATGGGTGGCAATGGGAGAGGGTTGCTGACAATTGTCCTGTCAGTACTGCCAATACATTTAGAATGTCCCAGCCTTCTAAAAGTGGAGTCAATTCTGAGTTAGATTTGACAAGAGATTCTACACCATTTGATGTTTTTACCAGGCTAGTAGATGGTTGTATCATGACCTTTTTAGTTGATAGCATTAATGATTATGCTAAAATTGTGATTCAAAAACACAATCCTCCTACTGTCAGGTCCACTTTTAATAATTGGACAGACACAAATGTTGCAGAAATGTACAAGTTTCTCGCAGTTTTTATTTCGATAggtctacaaaacaaaaagtctgtCAGGGACTTTTGGTCTAATAAAGACATATATTATCAGCCATGGTTTAATACCATGTTTACAAGAGCTAGATTTGAACTCTTGTTCTTTAGCATGATGCATGTAGGTGAAGCGGTCTCGGTCGGTAAGGATAAAGTTGAACCCTTCGTAAAGATGATGTGTTCAAATTTTCAAAAGGCATTTTATCCTTTTGAGGAGGTTGCTATTGATGAGATGGTGATAGGATTTAAAGGCAGGTTTGGACCATTACAGTACAACCCTAGTAAGCCTGAAAAGCACCACATAAAAAATTATGGCCTGTGTGATAGCAGTACAGgttatgtaataaatcttatTACTTATTATGGAAGTGACACTACTTACTCAGACTCATCAAAGAGTATTACCAGCCATGCAGTCAAAATATTTGATACCCTTCTACAACCACTTCAAAGTAAGCATCATATTTTTGCTGATAGATATTATACATCAACAGATCTCTTGGAATATCTAACTCAGAAAAGATTTTATTATACTGGGACAGTCAACTTGGCTAGGAAAAATTTCCCTGCCGAGCTCAAGAAGCAAAAGCTGCGTCACAGAGAAACTCAATATTACAAGTCTGTGGGCAGTATAGATGCTCTTTGTGTGGCATGGCAggataagaaagctaaaaagccTTGCATTATGGTGTCCACAAAATCAACCAATCGCATCATTAATGTGCAACAGAAGCGCAGTGTTGTCGAGAAGCCAGAAATGGTTCACGACTACAATATGATGATGAATGGTTGCGACAGGGCAGACCAAATGCTCTCTTATTATTCTGTGCATTCTAGAAAAAGCATGAAATGgtggaagaaagtctttttcTGGATATTAGAAATTGCACAGATTAATGCCCTCATCATTTATAATGCCACACAGGTTACATGTGACCAGCCTTCAAAAaagctttctttaaaaaaatttaaagaaactttaattgatggtttagtTGATGCTGCCACTGCACTGGGTGATGTTCCCAgacaggtgaaagtgaagacTGTTAAAGCTGACAGCAAAATAGCACCTGGGCCTCATCTTGTTCATTATGAAGAGAATGATCGCCCTTGTGTCTATTGCAAGAGTCAATCACAACGGAAGCGGACTAGATTCTTTTGCTCGGGTTGCCCGTCGCAACCTCGGCTCTGTGTGAAACATTGTTTTCGTCTATACCATGAGGATCTGGCAAAAATATAG